In the Sinomonas cyclohexanicum genome, CCACTCGGTCAGCTGTCGCCAGCGTTCCTGGGTCATGCTGGAAGCGTACCGCCGGGGGTAGGGTGAGCGGTGGGGAGAGGGGCCGGAAGGAGGCACCATGCGTTCGATCCCCCCTGCCCTCACCGCACTTCCGCTGGCCGCGCTGGTACTGTCCGGCTGCGCTCCTGCCGCAGCACCGACGCAAGGCACGACGACGGCGCCCGCCGCGTCCGCGCCGTCGTCCGCCCCCGCTCTGGCACAGGTGAGCGACGACGACCTCCGTGCCGCGTTCACCGCCTCCGCGAAGGAGATGCAGGTGCCCGGCGCTGTGCTGGTCCTCAAGCGGCCCGGGAAGCCCGACCTGACCATCGCGTACGGCACGCGCGAGCGCGGCGGACCGACGCCAGTCACCGTCGACGACCACGTCCGCGTCGGCTCCAACACCAAGACATGGACCGGCACGGTCATCCTCCAGCTCGCTCAGGAGGGGAAGATCGGCCTCACCGACCCGGTGTCGAAGTACTGGGACGGCGTGCCCAACGGCGATTCGATCACGATCGAGCAGTTGCTCGAGATGCGCTCGGGCCTGTACAACTACACGTTCGATCCAGCGTGGAATGCCGCCGTGGACGCGAACCTCCAGCGCGCGTGGCAGCCGCAGGAGCTGCTCGCGACCGCGTTCACGCACCCCGCCGTGTTCGCGCCGGGGACCGACTACCAGTACTCGAACACGAACACCGTCCTGCTCGGGGTGATCGCCCAGAAGCTCGACGGGAAGCCGCTCGAGCAGATCTTCCAGGACCGGCTCTTCGGCCCTCTGGGGCTGAAGGAGACCCGGCTGCCGGCGCTGACGTCGTCCGCACTCCCGGC is a window encoding:
- a CDS encoding serine hydrolase domain-containing protein, whose translation is MRSIPPALTALPLAALVLSGCAPAAAPTQGTTTAPAASAPSSAPALAQVSDDDLRAAFTASAKEMQVPGAVLVLKRPGKPDLTIAYGTRERGGPTPVTVDDHVRVGSNTKTWTGTVILQLAQEGKIGLTDPVSKYWDGVPNGDSITIEQLLEMRSGLYNYTFDPAWNAAVDANLQRAWQPQELLATAFTHPAVFAPGTDYQYSNTNTVLLGVIAQKLDGKPLEQIFQDRLFGPLGLKETRLPALTSSALPAPYSRGYSYGTFVETIDTSKLTDDQFAAARSGTLAPLDYTDQNPSWGWAAGAGISTAPELATWVEALGSGKLLDSAMQKTRMDSIKPLSASSGYGMNIAQFGPMYGHTGELPGYNSFMGYDPANKVTLVTWANLAPLPDGSAPATELAKLVLGKLYATAGAGPSSAGPSAATTGP